A single Leptospira kirschneri serovar Cynopteri str. 3522 CT DNA region contains:
- a CDS encoding acyl-CoA thioesterase, giving the protein MTDMQIEFPGKYHFSTELFIRKTDLALDIHVSFASILDLVMEAHLQFFQYLGFSVTDIYGKSIIFANARILYQGELLYKDQVKIDVVLDNLGEKSFDLTFRLSKDQRKEKVALIKIRVLFFDYSIRKVVSVPEGFRKIFTEEKIPVYTSSQIEMVQETSSVRSKSFDKLEVLRFAHGLTLKLYRIGNKAEVIKEHGSLLEHIRSVSILLPVRISGAWGSRILSEKIKNILKAKVHLEELRYLLILLQDLKIDSIESELSDLEMIDKHLKKYLIRVRNGKTRKLN; this is encoded by the coding sequence ATGACAGATATGCAGATAGAATTTCCGGGAAAGTATCATTTTTCTACGGAGTTATTCATAAGAAAAACGGATCTCGCTTTAGATATTCACGTATCTTTTGCGTCCATTTTAGATTTAGTCATGGAAGCACATCTGCAGTTCTTTCAGTATCTAGGATTTTCTGTCACGGATATTTATGGAAAAAGTATCATTTTTGCGAACGCTAGGATTTTATATCAGGGAGAATTACTCTATAAAGATCAAGTTAAGATAGACGTAGTTTTAGATAATTTAGGGGAGAAATCTTTTGATCTGACCTTTCGTCTTTCCAAAGATCAAAGGAAAGAGAAAGTAGCTCTCATAAAAATTAGGGTTTTATTTTTCGATTATTCCATCCGTAAAGTAGTGTCTGTTCCGGAAGGTTTTAGAAAAATTTTTACGGAAGAAAAAATTCCAGTTTATACTTCTTCTCAGATTGAAATGGTTCAGGAGACAAGTTCTGTTCGAAGTAAAAGTTTTGATAAACTGGAGGTTTTGCGTTTTGCACATGGTCTTACTCTTAAATTATACAGGATTGGAAATAAAGCTGAAGTGATCAAAGAACATGGCTCTCTTCTGGAACATATCCGTTCTGTTTCTATTCTTTTGCCGGTTCGAATTTCGGGAGCCTGGGGGAGTAGGATTCTTTCGGAAAAAATCAAAAACATTCTAAAAGCGAAAGTACATTTGGAAGAACTCAGATACCTTTTGATTTTACTACAGGATCTAAAAATCGATTCGATTGAAAGCGAGTTATCTGATTTAGAAATGATAGACAAACATCTGAAAAAATATCTTATCCGGGTTCGGAATGGAAAAACTAGAAAACTAAATTGA
- a CDS encoding SDR family NAD(P)-dependent oxidoreductase, producing the protein MKDKVAIVTGGSTGIGKAVVKEFVSKGVKVVFCGRRLEEGKKLESEVRAEGGDVYFVTCDVTSGEQVKKVVDTALEKFGRLDFGINNAGIMGLNHPLHEYPEDVWDKVVNVNLKGTWLSMKYQIPEMIKIGGGAVVNVSSISGINGVVGINPYAAAKHGVVGLTKSAALEYAKKNIRVNAICPGAVKTEILDELFHLAKDPVEAERQLVKLHPIHRIASPEEISKTVLWLCSEDSSFITGTAIPVDGGYSAK; encoded by the coding sequence ATGAAGGATAAAGTTGCCATTGTGACCGGAGGAAGTACTGGAATTGGAAAAGCGGTCGTAAAGGAATTTGTCTCCAAGGGTGTTAAAGTTGTTTTTTGTGGTCGTAGATTGGAAGAGGGAAAAAAATTGGAATCCGAAGTGCGTGCCGAAGGTGGAGACGTATATTTCGTAACCTGTGACGTAACTTCTGGAGAACAGGTAAAAAAGGTAGTGGATACCGCCTTGGAAAAATTTGGAAGATTGGATTTCGGAATCAACAACGCTGGGATTATGGGCCTCAACCATCCTTTACACGAATATCCGGAAGACGTTTGGGATAAAGTGGTGAACGTAAATCTCAAAGGAACTTGGTTATCGATGAAATATCAAATTCCGGAAATGATCAAAATAGGAGGAGGGGCTGTGGTAAATGTTTCTTCTATATCTGGAATCAACGGAGTTGTTGGAATCAATCCTTATGCGGCCGCAAAACATGGTGTTGTAGGACTTACAAAAAGCGCCGCACTAGAATACGCGAAAAAAAATATTCGAGTCAATGCGATTTGTCCGGGAGCTGTAAAGACTGAAATTTTAGACGAACTTTTTCATCTCGCAAAAGATCCCGTAGAAGCGGAAAGACAGTTGGTAAAATTACATCCTATTCATAGAATTGCTTCCCCTGAAGAAATTTCTAAAACCGTACTTTGGCTTTGTAGCGAAGATTCTTCTTTTATTACCGGGACCGCGATTCCTGTGGACGGTGGATATTCCGCGAAATAA
- a CDS encoding PP2C family protein-serine/threonine phosphatase has protein sequence MIVNYFGITEKGNFRSHNEDSMYVSGEIVAGTVSGSFSSSGMREAPLILALADGMGGHISGEIASRMTLEKLAWTERAVQPLDELSRVGWQSLFSIINHEINDYAKETGKLGMGATLVGILFGKRKVLVFNMGDSRAYHFSSQGIQKITVDHSFAGPVKENQVSRSYITSCIGGGTTDLQMDLFDITNSLNVGDRILLCTDGLTDVIKIDDLEEILKNSSNAKEACYHLLEEANLRMTKDNTSVIVIEVQEIILPNSRTWKFTPNEKKL, from the coding sequence ATGATTGTTAATTATTTTGGAATTACAGAAAAAGGAAATTTTCGTTCCCATAACGAGGACTCGATGTATGTATCCGGTGAAATTGTAGCCGGAACGGTTTCAGGGTCTTTTTCTTCTTCGGGAATGAGAGAGGCCCCTTTGATTCTTGCGCTTGCTGATGGAATGGGCGGACATATTTCCGGAGAAATTGCAAGTAGAATGACACTTGAAAAACTCGCCTGGACGGAAAGGGCGGTTCAACCTTTGGATGAATTATCTCGTGTAGGTTGGCAGAGTTTATTCAGCATCATCAATCACGAAATCAACGATTATGCTAAAGAAACCGGAAAGCTGGGAATGGGTGCCACGTTAGTCGGTATTTTGTTCGGAAAAAGAAAGGTTTTGGTCTTTAATATGGGAGATAGTAGGGCCTATCATTTTTCTTCCCAAGGGATTCAAAAGATAACGGTCGATCATTCTTTTGCGGGTCCGGTCAAAGAAAACCAGGTTTCCAGAAGTTACATTACTAGTTGTATTGGAGGAGGTACTACCGATCTTCAGATGGATCTTTTCGATATTACAAATTCTTTAAACGTAGGAGATCGTATTCTTCTTTGTACGGATGGATTAACGGACGTAATTAAGATAGACGATTTAGAGGAAATTTTAAAAAACTCATCCAACGCAAAAGAAGCTTGTTATCATCTTTTAGAAGAAGCAAATCTAAGAATGACTAAGGATAATACTTCCGTGATCGTAATCGAGGTTCAAGAAATTATACTTCCCAATTCCAGAACTTGGAAATTTACTCCAAACGAAAAAAAACTGTAA
- a CDS encoding SiaB family protein kinase codes for MEFDKLYRQYDYLKKLKSVLYYQGAVTHEILGNLTEILKDRITNQKGKNKILNVFIEMVQNVSHYSLEKEGDYGVGLILVKEKNHILKLSTANLLSEETASTLEKKLDHFLSLSEAEVKELYLQKIKGERPKSSKGAGLGFLEILRKSDFPFRSSFEKTPSGNFFFTLTVFFRLE; via the coding sequence ATGGAATTCGACAAACTGTATAGACAATACGATTATTTGAAAAAATTAAAATCGGTTCTCTATTACCAAGGTGCAGTAACTCATGAAATTTTAGGAAACCTCACCGAAATTCTAAAAGATAGAATTACAAATCAAAAAGGGAAAAACAAAATCCTAAACGTATTTATAGAAATGGTCCAGAATGTAAGCCACTACTCTTTGGAAAAAGAAGGAGATTATGGAGTTGGTCTAATTTTAGTAAAAGAAAAAAATCATATACTTAAACTTTCTACCGCAAATCTTCTTAGCGAAGAGACTGCATCAACTTTAGAAAAAAAACTGGATCATTTTTTATCTCTTTCGGAAGCAGAAGTAAAAGAATTATATCTACAAAAAATTAAAGGTGAAAGGCCTAAATCCAGTAAAGGAGCGGGGCTTGGTTTTTTGGAAATATTAAGAAAATCTGATTTTCCATTTCGTTCCTCTTTTGAAAAAACACCAAGCGGAAATTTCTTTTTTACTCTTACAGTTTTTTTTCGTTTGGAGTAA
- a CDS encoding beta-ketoacyl-[acyl-carrier-protein] synthase family protein, translated as MDKPKTNHNSRVAITGIGVILPNTYSVDTFWKNLSEGNSQIDTITRFPTDDMPVKVAAEMNDFDWKKFLPDLDEKHSKHYNRETFAIMSAMEEARRDAKLEKDSVDPSKVGFIDSSSRASLAWWEHAWKLYHEEKDPNVFDRYSVLTSMASNPTNLTAIYANVQGFVTTITAACVGGHHAISLCYQAIRKGRAEVMYAGGHEFPLIKPLMMMYSDPVSSVMSSEKDNPKSAIKPYDRNRDGFILGEGAAVLCMERMDHAIARGARIYAEVLGTFSYNEADHAMRMDLTGKKAANGLNRLLKISGLNLGDIDYFCGHGTATINNDMAESRALKILYNGLARNKWAPLGSIKPIFGHTFGAAGIINVAATALMLEKQILCPTINLKDVDPECDHDHITDGARKVRLRNAISMAFAIGSQSSFVSLTAPDLL; from the coding sequence ATGGACAAACCAAAAACCAATCACAATTCAAGAGTTGCTATTACCGGAATAGGAGTTATCCTTCCGAATACGTATTCCGTGGACACTTTTTGGAAAAATCTTTCCGAAGGGAATTCCCAAATAGATACGATTACCAGATTTCCAACCGACGATATGCCTGTAAAAGTTGCAGCAGAAATGAACGACTTCGACTGGAAAAAGTTCTTACCCGATTTAGACGAAAAACATTCAAAACATTATAATCGGGAAACTTTCGCAATTATGTCCGCGATGGAAGAAGCACGAAGGGACGCTAAATTAGAAAAGGATTCCGTTGATCCGTCCAAAGTAGGTTTTATAGATTCTTCCTCTAGAGCTTCTCTCGCTTGGTGGGAACATGCTTGGAAACTTTATCACGAAGAAAAGGATCCAAACGTTTTTGATCGTTATTCGGTTCTTACTTCTATGGCTTCCAATCCTACAAATCTTACCGCAATTTACGCGAACGTACAAGGTTTTGTAACCACAATCACAGCCGCCTGTGTAGGAGGACATCATGCAATCAGTCTTTGCTACCAGGCGATCCGAAAAGGAAGAGCAGAAGTAATGTATGCAGGAGGTCACGAATTTCCTTTGATCAAACCTCTCATGATGATGTATTCCGATCCGGTAAGTTCCGTTATGTCCTCTGAAAAAGATAATCCTAAATCCGCAATCAAACCTTATGATCGAAATCGAGACGGTTTTATTTTAGGAGAAGGCGCCGCCGTTCTTTGTATGGAAAGAATGGATCACGCCATCGCAAGAGGTGCTAGAATTTATGCGGAAGTTTTAGGAACCTTCAGCTACAACGAAGCGGATCACGCAATGAGAATGGACCTTACCGGCAAAAAAGCTGCGAACGGTTTAAACCGACTTTTAAAAATCAGCGGACTCAATCTAGGAGACATTGATTATTTCTGCGGACATGGAACCGCAACGATCAACAACGACATGGCAGAAAGTAGGGCTCTCAAAATTTTATATAACGGGCTTGCTCGGAATAAATGGGCTCCTCTCGGTTCTATCAAACCGATTTTTGGTCATACCTTCGGAGCGGCAGGAATTATCAACGTTGCGGCAACGGCCCTCATGCTTGAAAAACAAATTCTCTGTCCTACGATCAATCTAAAAGACGTGGACCCAGAATGCGATCATGATCATATCACGGATGGTGCCAGAAAGGTTCGACTTAGAAACGCAATTTCAATGGCCTTTGCGATCGGAAGTCAATCTTCTTTCGTAAGTCTTACCGCACCAGATCTTCTTTAA
- a CDS encoding response regulator, with protein sequence MNLKNEPNAILCVDDEPIILISLVQELKRKLGHQFIFETAQDATEALEVIDDLVSKGTKIVLIVSDWLMPITNGDEFLIQVHKKYPEIPSILVTGHIEEGIFKKVQQEAGTCMIIPKPWNSEELLKVVRKLCYDTK encoded by the coding sequence TTGAATTTAAAAAATGAGCCGAACGCAATTCTTTGCGTGGATGACGAACCGATCATTTTGATTTCTTTAGTGCAAGAGTTAAAAAGGAAACTCGGACACCAATTTATTTTTGAAACGGCTCAAGACGCCACCGAAGCCTTAGAGGTAATAGACGATTTAGTTTCGAAAGGAACCAAAATAGTACTGATCGTTTCCGATTGGTTGATGCCGATTACAAATGGAGACGAGTTTTTAATTCAAGTACATAAAAAATATCCAGAAATTCCTTCCATTTTAGTAACAGGACATATTGAAGAAGGAATTTTTAAAAAGGTTCAACAAGAAGCGGGAACTTGTATGATCATTCCAAAACCTTGGAACTCAGAAGAATTATTAAAAGTCGTCCGAAAACTCTGCTACGATACAAAGTAA
- the lenD gene encoding endostatin-like outer membrane lipoprotein LenD, producing MNYKYKLVALLAGILFFVSCSETQNEKDNMFSTLLSLLEKKEIQPNNKKGFHYSDLALEEDPSDATNTDSENLLPSSPTYIFLAPAHHGGLGGIYGADEWCMRKVPADLKGSPYYSYKALLADGINRRASVAGNAGDGQINWVLQANTVYSQATTGTPTIGTTNSKKLFTFPLTNKIRPDSITDLGGVTWTGLNPNWTTAPYNCNNWTDGADINAGTIGNYNSITSDAIFNSALIVPGLATCSTGGKLYCVEQLAPPLRFFKYIYLAPLSPIGHNGNYGGIAGMDSICNNDTMKPIELLGKGTYKAMAVDQAITIPSTPATRRATPNPVNWVLRPNTSYKRLDGAPLFTTDANGLFSSMTNEFGEESEGNGFIWTGLNSDFTTATGNNCNNWKSSASNYLGRIGSANTNVKSVALSYTNRPCNQTTNSSEPIRIVCVEQ from the coding sequence ATGAATTACAAATACAAGTTAGTCGCACTACTCGCAGGGATTTTATTCTTTGTGTCTTGTAGCGAAACCCAAAACGAAAAGGACAATATGTTTTCTACACTTTTGTCCCTCTTGGAAAAAAAAGAAATTCAACCGAATAACAAAAAGGGTTTTCATTACAGCGATTTGGCTTTAGAGGAAGATCCTTCAGATGCAACGAATACAGATAGTGAAAATTTATTACCGTCTAGCCCGACGTATATATTTCTTGCACCGGCACATCATGGAGGGTTAGGAGGAATCTACGGAGCAGACGAATGGTGTATGCGTAAGGTCCCTGCAGATTTGAAAGGGAGCCCTTACTATTCCTACAAAGCACTACTGGCGGATGGTATCAATCGAAGAGCCAGTGTTGCCGGCAACGCAGGAGATGGCCAAATCAACTGGGTACTACAAGCAAATACCGTTTATAGTCAAGCCACAACAGGTACACCTACGATTGGAACTACAAATAGTAAAAAGTTATTCACCTTCCCTTTAACAAATAAAATTCGTCCTGACAGTATCACCGATTTGGGTGGCGTAACTTGGACAGGCCTCAATCCAAATTGGACCACTGCACCTTACAATTGTAATAACTGGACAGACGGAGCCGACATCAATGCTGGAACGATCGGAAATTATAACTCGATTACTTCCGATGCAATTTTCAATTCTGCCCTAATTGTACCAGGACTCGCAACATGCAGTACTGGAGGCAAGTTATATTGTGTGGAACAACTAGCACCTCCGCTACGCTTTTTCAAATATATTTATTTGGCTCCTCTTTCGCCAATTGGTCATAATGGAAACTACGGTGGAATTGCAGGAATGGACTCCATCTGCAATAATGATACAATGAAACCGATAGAGTTACTTGGAAAAGGTACTTACAAAGCAATGGCAGTGGATCAAGCTATAACCATTCCTTCTACTCCAGCCACAAGACGTGCTACTCCTAACCCTGTTAACTGGGTTTTAAGACCAAATACCTCTTATAAAAGACTCGACGGAGCACCCTTATTTACCACCGATGCAAATGGTTTATTTTCCAGCATGACTAACGAATTCGGAGAAGAATCCGAAGGAAATGGTTTTATTTGGACTGGACTCAACTCTGATTTTACTACCGCAACCGGAAACAACTGTAACAATTGGAAAAGTAGCGCATCCAATTATTTAGGTAGAATCGGAAGTGCGAATACTAATGTAAAGTCTGTCGCACTATCTTATACCAATAGACCGTGCAATCAGACCACAAATAGTTCCGAACCGATCCGAATCGTTTGTGTAGAACAATAA
- a CDS encoding lysylphosphatidylglycerol synthase transmembrane domain-containing protein — translation MKRILFGSLVSVFALGFLFSKLDLSEFSKIQEHWEPIYLIPFIISSAWGIVLFSWRWYLLMGKQVGFRYALLSSFIGVGANMFLPARGGDIFRLYFCKKESSLPYPTLVTALFIEKVLDFSFIFSAGICALMFLEIKDESSNSFFIISSLVILGIFLGLIAIRFLNETIIKILAWIAGLFGKKDWFLHKLAHYIRDLGNFLVFKKFIFPSFLTALTWLIGYAFSYAVLLKLVGIPMNYAGIVLIMFAGAVGVMVPSAPSGAGVFHASVTSAFVLMNRNASEGLFYATTVHLAQFILQSVFAIVLYLYWIVDRRKRGLGKAEFSLKESEVIEVESSK, via the coding sequence TTGAAACGAATTCTATTTGGCAGCTTAGTCAGCGTATTCGCGCTCGGTTTTTTATTTTCTAAATTGGATCTGAGTGAATTTTCTAAAATTCAGGAACATTGGGAACCTATCTATCTGATTCCTTTTATAATCTCTTCCGCTTGGGGGATCGTTCTATTCTCTTGGAGATGGTATCTACTAATGGGAAAACAAGTCGGTTTCCGTTATGCTCTGCTTTCTTCCTTTATCGGAGTAGGTGCAAATATGTTTCTTCCCGCAAGAGGAGGAGATATTTTTCGCCTATACTTTTGTAAAAAAGAATCTTCTCTTCCATATCCGACGTTAGTAACCGCACTTTTTATCGAAAAAGTATTAGATTTTTCTTTTATATTTTCCGCAGGTATTTGTGCTTTGATGTTCTTAGAAATCAAAGACGAAAGCAGTAATTCTTTTTTTATCATTTCTTCTTTGGTAATCTTAGGAATTTTTTTAGGTTTAATAGCGATTCGTTTTTTAAACGAAACGATCATTAAAATTCTCGCTTGGATCGCGGGTCTTTTTGGAAAAAAAGATTGGTTTCTACATAAACTTGCGCATTACATTCGGGATCTAGGAAATTTTTTAGTTTTTAAAAAATTCATTTTTCCATCTTTTCTAACCGCTCTTACTTGGTTGATTGGTTATGCTTTCAGTTATGCAGTTCTTCTGAAACTAGTCGGAATTCCGATGAATTACGCCGGTATCGTACTCATCATGTTTGCTGGTGCGGTTGGTGTGATGGTTCCATCCGCCCCCTCGGGCGCGGGAGTGTTTCACGCTTCGGTAACGTCTGCATTCGTTTTGATGAATCGAAATGCTTCCGAAGGTTTGTTTTATGCGACCACGGTTCACTTAGCACAGTTTATACTTCAGAGTGTTTTTGCCATTGTTCTTTATCTCTACTGGATCGTGGACAGAAGAAAAAGAGGTCTTGGTAAGGCCGAATTTTCTTTGAAAGAATCGGAAGTGATCGAAGTAGAAAGTAGTAAATAA